The Cellulomonas sp. S1-8 genome has a window encoding:
- the ctaD gene encoding cytochrome c oxidase subunit I encodes MAANTEVIPGLSPRRQSLGRTVVKWITSTDHKTIGYLYLITSFVWFAIGGILALLIRAELFAPGMDLFQSKEQYNQAFTMHGTIMLLLFATPLFAGFANIIMPLQIGAPDVAFPRLNMFAYWLYLFGGLIAAAGFLTPQGAASFGWFAYAPLSNQMYSPGLGGDLWVFGLALTGFGTILGAVNFITTIVTMRAPGMTMFRMPIFTWNILVTSLLVLMAFPPLAAALFALGADRRLGAQVFNPDNGGALLWQHLFWFFGHPEVYIIALPFFGIVTEILPVFSRKPIFGYKGLVYATIAIAALSVTVWAHHMYVTGAVLLPFFSFMTMLIAVPTGVKFFNWIGTMWRGKLTFETPMLWTIGFLVTFLFGGLTGIILSSPALDFHLSDTYFVVAHFHYVVFGTVVFAMFAGFYFWWPKFTGRMLDERLGKIHFWLLFVGFHMTFLIQHWLGVIGMPRRYADYSPADGFTWMNQVSTVGSAILAASTLPFLWNVYVTWRNAPRVTVDDPWGYGGSLEWATSCPPPRHNFTSLPRIRSERPAFDLHHPEVAAMDHVQPDDPGPFDWAPDSTGERELAEERIARGTGEEHQSTATVVEDDIEDVRERREEDER; translated from the coding sequence ATGGCGGCCAACACCGAGGTCATCCCCGGCCTGTCCCCCCGGCGGCAGTCGCTGGGGCGGACGGTCGTGAAGTGGATCACCTCCACCGACCACAAGACGATCGGGTACCTGTACCTGATCACGTCGTTCGTCTGGTTCGCGATCGGCGGCATCCTCGCGCTGCTCATCCGCGCCGAGCTGTTCGCCCCCGGGATGGACCTGTTCCAGTCGAAGGAGCAGTACAACCAGGCGTTCACGATGCACGGCACGATCATGCTGCTGCTGTTCGCGACGCCGCTGTTCGCCGGGTTCGCCAACATCATCATGCCGCTGCAGATCGGCGCGCCCGACGTCGCGTTCCCGCGGCTCAACATGTTCGCGTACTGGCTGTACCTGTTCGGTGGCCTCATCGCTGCCGCCGGCTTCCTCACGCCGCAGGGCGCCGCGTCGTTCGGCTGGTTCGCGTACGCACCGTTGTCGAACCAGATGTACTCACCAGGGCTCGGGGGAGATCTCTGGGTCTTCGGCCTGGCGCTCACGGGCTTCGGCACGATCCTGGGCGCGGTCAACTTCATCACCACGATCGTCACGATGCGCGCCCCCGGCATGACGATGTTCCGCATGCCGATCTTCACCTGGAACATCCTGGTGACGTCGCTGCTCGTCCTCATGGCGTTCCCGCCGCTGGCCGCCGCGCTGTTCGCGCTCGGCGCCGACCGGCGACTCGGGGCCCAGGTCTTCAACCCGGACAACGGCGGTGCTCTGCTCTGGCAGCACCTGTTCTGGTTCTTCGGCCATCCCGAGGTGTACATCATCGCGCTGCCGTTCTTCGGCATCGTGACCGAGATCCTGCCGGTCTTCAGCCGCAAGCCGATCTTCGGCTACAAGGGTCTGGTCTACGCGACCATCGCGATCGCGGCCCTCTCGGTGACGGTGTGGGCGCACCACATGTACGTCACCGGTGCGGTCCTGCTGCCGTTCTTCTCGTTCATGACGATGCTCATCGCCGTGCCGACCGGTGTGAAGTTCTTCAACTGGATCGGCACGATGTGGCGGGGCAAGCTCACGTTCGAGACACCGATGCTGTGGACCATCGGCTTCCTCGTGACGTTCCTCTTCGGCGGCCTGACCGGGATCATCCTGTCGAGCCCCGCGCTGGACTTCCACCTGTCCGACACCTACTTCGTGGTGGCCCACTTCCACTACGTGGTGTTCGGCACCGTCGTGTTCGCGATGTTCGCCGGCTTCTACTTCTGGTGGCCCAAGTTCACCGGGCGCATGCTGGACGAGCGGCTCGGCAAGATCCACTTCTGGCTGCTGTTCGTCGGCTTCCACATGACCTTCCTCATCCAGCACTGGCTGGGTGTGATCGGCATGCCGCGCCGGTACGCCGACTACTCGCCGGCCGACGGCTTCACGTGGATGAACCAGGTCTCGACGGTCGGCTCCGCGATCCTGGCCGCCTCGACGCTGCCGTTCCTCTGGAACGTCTACGTCACGTGGCGCAACGCGCCGCGCGTCACGGTGGACGACCCGTGGGGCTACGGCGGCTCGCTCGAGTGGGCCACGAGCTGCCCCCCGCCGCGCCACAACTTCACGTCGCTCCCGCGCATCCGTTCCGAGCGCCCCGCGTTCGACCTGCACCACCCCGAGGTGGCCGCCATGGACCACGTCCAGCCGGACGACCCGGGGCCGTTCGACTGGGCACCGGACAGCACGGGTGAGCGCGAGCTCGCCGAGGAGCGGATCGCCCGGGGGACCGGTGAGGAGCACCAGTCCACGGCGACCGTGGTCGAGGACGACATCGAGGACGTGCGCGAACGGCGCGAGGAGGACGAGCGGTGA
- the nadA gene encoding quinolinate synthase NadA, whose amino-acid sequence MVARPAPPRPHPTCRSPGTPRRDALWDHAAVSTTTTGTFSEPAPSALLLLGRGADLASERGVECVGALPAPGDPSLVERARVARAALGDRAFVLGHHYQRDEVIAFADVTGDSFKLAREAAGRPAAEFVVFCGVHFMAESADILTSDAQQVVLPDLAAGCSMADMAAIDQVEEAWDVLVDAGVADDTVPVTYMNSTAAIKAFTGRHGGTVCTSSNAHVALRWAFDRVGGVAGRGKVLFMPDQHLGRNTAVTQLGLSLDDCVVFDPRKPGGGLTGEQLRDARMILWRGHCSVHGRFSERNVADVRAAVPDVTVLVHPECKNEVVAAADLVGSTEYIITTLAAAAPGTSWAIGTELNLVRRLAQQHPELSVHYLDSTVCFCSTMNRIDLPHLVWTLEELVAGRVPNRIVVDPDDAHWARVALDQMLALPGH is encoded by the coding sequence ATGGTGGCACGACCCGCACCGCCCCGGCCGCACCCGACCTGCCGGTCCCCCGGCACCCCGCGCCGGGACGCGCTGTGGGATCATGCGGCCGTGAGCACCACCACCACCGGCACGTTCTCCGAGCCCGCACCCTCCGCGCTCCTGCTGCTCGGACGCGGCGCGGACCTGGCGTCCGAACGCGGCGTCGAGTGCGTCGGCGCCCTGCCCGCACCGGGCGACCCGTCGCTCGTCGAGCGCGCCCGGGTGGCCCGCGCCGCGCTGGGTGACCGGGCGTTCGTGCTGGGGCACCACTACCAGCGTGACGAGGTCATCGCGTTCGCCGACGTCACCGGCGACTCCTTCAAGCTGGCACGCGAGGCGGCGGGGCGTCCCGCGGCGGAGTTCGTCGTGTTCTGCGGCGTCCACTTCATGGCCGAGTCCGCGGACATCCTCACGTCCGACGCCCAGCAGGTCGTGCTGCCGGACCTGGCGGCGGGCTGCTCGATGGCCGACATGGCCGCCATCGACCAGGTCGAGGAGGCGTGGGACGTGCTGGTCGACGCCGGCGTCGCCGACGACACGGTGCCCGTCACGTACATGAACTCGACGGCGGCGATCAAGGCGTTCACGGGCCGCCACGGCGGCACGGTGTGCACGTCGTCCAACGCACACGTCGCGCTGCGGTGGGCGTTCGACCGCGTCGGCGGCGTCGCGGGCCGGGGCAAGGTCCTGTTCATGCCGGACCAGCACCTGGGGCGCAACACCGCGGTCACGCAGCTCGGGCTCTCGCTCGACGACTGCGTCGTCTTCGACCCCCGCAAGCCCGGCGGCGGGCTGACGGGCGAGCAGCTCCGCGACGCGCGGATGATCCTGTGGCGCGGGCACTGCTCGGTCCACGGCCGGTTCTCGGAGCGCAACGTCGCGGACGTGCGGGCCGCCGTGCCCGACGTGACCGTGCTGGTCCACCCCGAGTGCAAGAACGAGGTGGTGGCCGCCGCCGACCTGGTCGGGTCGACGGAGTACATCATCACGACGCTCGCCGCGGCCGCGCCGGGCACGTCCTGGGCGATCGGCACCGAGCTGAACCTCGTGCGCCGCCTCGCGCAGCAGCACCCCGAGCTGTCGGTCCACTACCTCGACTCCACGGTCTGCTTCTGCTCCACGATGAACCGGATCGACCTGCCGCACCTGGTGTGGACGCTGGAGGAGCTCGTCGCGGGCCGCGTGCCGAACCGGATCGTGGTGGACCCCGACGACGCGCACTGGGCGCGGGTCGCGCTCGACCAGATGCTGGCACTGCCCGGGCACTGA
- a CDS encoding Rieske 2Fe-2S domain-containing protein translates to MTHGHGHDGPEPGDAAGSDLVLREGEDGVDKFENPGFGPHRPRRSDVEPAANKRAERQVVALFAISVLGTIGFIAAYFALPPGETVQSMRTSNLALGLGLTFALLGIGLAAVHWAKSLMNDHEKAEDRHAQRSSEQTRADAVEVLQDGAKDSAIGRRGVLKGALVSSLALFPLTLVLPLIGEVGEDWNVSKFKRTMWAKDKKLTIDPTGRPIKAADVTVGSVVHVIPEGLDETDAPLDEKAKAVVLLVRLDPREIRSEQGEGWSYDGIVAFSKICTHVGCPVALYEQQTHHLLCPCHQSTFDVADGAKVVFGPAKRPLPQLPITVDDEGYLVAQSDFHEPIGPSFWERLR, encoded by the coding sequence ATGACCCACGGCCACGGCCACGACGGTCCCGAGCCCGGCGACGCCGCCGGCTCGGACCTCGTCCTGCGCGAGGGCGAGGACGGCGTCGACAAGTTCGAGAACCCGGGCTTCGGACCGCACCGCCCGCGGCGCTCCGACGTCGAGCCTGCCGCGAACAAGCGCGCGGAGCGCCAGGTCGTCGCCCTGTTCGCCATCTCGGTCCTGGGCACGATCGGCTTCATCGCCGCGTACTTCGCCCTGCCGCCCGGCGAGACGGTCCAGTCGATGCGCACGTCGAACCTCGCGCTCGGCCTGGGCCTGACGTTCGCGCTGCTCGGCATCGGCCTGGCGGCCGTGCACTGGGCGAAGTCGCTCATGAACGACCACGAGAAGGCCGAGGACCGGCACGCGCAGCGCAGCTCGGAGCAGACGCGAGCCGACGCCGTCGAGGTGCTGCAGGACGGCGCCAAGGACTCGGCCATCGGCCGGCGCGGCGTCCTCAAGGGCGCGCTCGTGTCGTCCCTCGCCCTCTTCCCGCTCACCCTCGTGCTGCCCCTCATCGGTGAGGTCGGCGAGGACTGGAACGTCTCGAAGTTCAAGCGCACGATGTGGGCCAAGGACAAGAAGCTCACGATCGACCCGACAGGGCGCCCCATCAAGGCAGCCGACGTCACCGTCGGCTCGGTCGTGCACGTGATCCCCGAGGGTCTCGACGAGACCGACGCACCGCTCGACGAGAAGGCCAAGGCCGTCGTCCTGCTGGTCCGCCTCGACCCCCGGGAGATCCGATCCGAGCAGGGCGAGGGCTGGTCGTACGACGGCATCGTCGCCTTCTCGAAGATCTGCACCCACGTGGGATGCCCGGTGGCCCTGTACGAGCAGCAGACGCACCACCTGCTGTGCCCCTGCCACCAGAGCACGTTCGACGTCGCCGACGGCGCGAAGGTCGTGTTCGGTCCCGCCAAGCGGCCGCTCCCCCAGCTGCCGATCACCGTTGACGACGAGGGCTACCTGGTCGCGCAGAGCGACTTCCACGAGCCCATCGGCCCGAGCTTCTGGGAGCGGCTGCGATGA
- a CDS encoding cysteine desulfurase family protein, with translation MNALGSFPRTVLDVAGHAPLRPAARAALLEALDQGWADPRRLFVEGRRARLLLDGAREALAASLGARPAEVDLVPSHTLALHNAVRSVARGRRRRGADVVVGAVERAAMHHAAAYLTSRGGGEVRTVPVDAYGRVDPDAFVAAAGPGTALAVLQHANGEVGTRQPVDAVHAGLATAGVPLVVDVGASVGHVDVGRAGDVLVADAGDWGGPPLGVLVTRTGVRRSPDWPDDEDRWSPGGVHVPLALAAAVALQEAVAERERVGAHRRALVDEVRRRVAAEVPDVQVVGDPVDRLPHVVTFSCLYVDGEAIVDALDRAGFGVGSGSACTSSALEPSHVLAAMGVLTQGNVRLSLAPDTDPAAVRRFCDVLPAAVAQVRSALGA, from the coding sequence GTGAACGCCCTCGGCTCCTTCCCGCGCACCGTCCTGGACGTCGCGGGCCACGCACCGTTGCGGCCCGCCGCCCGCGCCGCGCTGCTGGAGGCGCTCGACCAGGGCTGGGCCGACCCCCGGCGCCTGTTCGTCGAGGGGCGGCGCGCCCGCCTGCTGCTCGACGGCGCGCGCGAGGCGCTCGCGGCGTCGCTGGGCGCCCGGCCGGCCGAGGTCGACCTCGTCCCCAGCCACACGCTCGCGCTGCACAACGCGGTGCGCTCGGTCGCGCGCGGACGACGGCGCCGGGGCGCGGACGTGGTCGTCGGGGCGGTGGAGCGTGCCGCGATGCACCACGCGGCGGCGTACCTGACGTCCCGCGGCGGCGGCGAGGTGCGCACCGTCCCGGTCGACGCGTACGGCCGGGTCGACCCCGACGCGTTCGTGGCGGCGGCGGGCCCGGGCACCGCCCTGGCGGTCCTGCAGCACGCGAACGGCGAGGTCGGCACACGGCAGCCCGTGGACGCGGTGCACGCGGGGCTGGCCACGGCCGGGGTGCCGCTCGTCGTCGACGTGGGCGCGAGCGTGGGTCACGTCGACGTCGGCCGCGCCGGCGACGTGCTCGTCGCCGACGCGGGCGACTGGGGAGGGCCGCCCCTCGGCGTCCTCGTCACGCGCACGGGCGTGCGCCGCAGCCCCGACTGGCCGGACGACGAGGACCGCTGGTCGCCCGGCGGCGTGCACGTGCCGCTCGCGCTGGCCGCGGCGGTCGCGCTGCAGGAGGCGGTGGCCGAACGGGAGCGGGTCGGCGCCCACCGACGGGCGCTGGTCGACGAGGTCCGGCGCCGGGTCGCGGCCGAGGTGCCCGACGTGCAGGTCGTCGGCGACCCCGTGGACCGCCTCCCCCACGTCGTGACGTTCTCGTGCCTGTACGTCGACGGCGAGGCGATCGTCGACGCGCTGGACCGCGCGGGCTTCGGTGTGGGGTCGGGCTCCGCGTGCACGTCGAGCGCGCTCGAGCCGAGCCACGTGCTCGCCGCGATGGGCGTCCTCACGCAGGGCAACGTGCGGCTGTCGCTGGCGCCCGACACCGATCCGGCAGCGGTGCGCCGGTTCTGCGACGTGCTGCCGGCCGCGGTCGCGCAGGTGCGTTCCGCGCTGGGCGCCTGA
- the erpA gene encoding iron-sulfur cluster insertion protein ErpA, whose protein sequence is MSETTQTATHGVQLTDVAAGKVRSLLEQEGRDDLRLRVAVQPGGCSGLIYQLYFDERVLDGDATRDYDGVEVVVDRMSVPYLDGATIDFADTIEKQGFTIDNPNAGSACACGGSFS, encoded by the coding sequence ATGAGCGAGACCACGCAGACCGCGACGCACGGCGTCCAGCTCACCGACGTGGCTGCCGGCAAGGTGCGCAGCCTGCTCGAGCAGGAGGGGCGCGACGACCTGCGCCTGCGCGTCGCCGTGCAGCCCGGCGGCTGCTCCGGCCTGATCTACCAGCTGTACTTCGACGAGCGCGTGCTCGACGGTGACGCGACGCGCGACTACGACGGTGTCGAGGTCGTCGTGGACCGCATGAGCGTCCCGTACCTCGACGGCGCCACGATCGACTTCGCGGACACGATCGAGAAGCAGGGCTTCACGATCGACAACCCCAACGCGGGCAGCGCCTGCGCGTGCGGCGGCTCCTTCAGCTGA
- a CDS encoding glycerate kinase, giving the protein MRVLMAPDSFGTSLTPGQAADALRAGWSDGAPHDDVATCPLADGGPGFVATLHATLGGDVEAITVTSPLGAPAPAALLRVGATVHVETAHALGLDLVPPDRRDPTRTTSRGAGELLAAALPGARRVVVGLGGSATNDAGAGLLLALAQALLPAGSVPADVAGRLGAGGGGLGDVGADDLRWLPDLRAALRGVDLLAAADVDVPLLGLSGASAGFSPQKGATPQQAQDLERALGAFAHAATTALGPVRTGPGADLLAAPDARAGRLSALPGAGAAGGLGFALALLGARLLPGASLVADVVDLPARIAAADLVVTGEGRTDWQSLHGKVVAEVAARALPYAVPTVVVSGEVLVGRRELSAAGIAAAYAVAADPDAVRAALADPAGTLRARTARVARTWSPAHAT; this is encoded by the coding sequence GTGCGCGTCCTGATGGCCCCCGACAGCTTCGGCACCAGCCTGACCCCGGGACAGGCGGCCGACGCCCTGCGTGCCGGCTGGTCCGACGGCGCCCCGCACGACGACGTGGCGACGTGCCCGCTCGCCGACGGCGGCCCGGGGTTCGTCGCGACCCTGCACGCGACCCTCGGCGGCGACGTCGAGGCCATCACAGTGACGTCACCGCTGGGTGCGCCGGCGCCCGCAGCGCTCCTGCGGGTCGGCGCGACCGTGCACGTCGAGACGGCGCACGCCCTGGGCCTGGACCTCGTGCCGCCCGACCGGCGCGACCCGACGCGCACGACGAGCCGCGGTGCGGGCGAGCTCCTCGCCGCCGCGCTGCCGGGGGCCCGGCGGGTCGTCGTGGGCCTCGGGGGGTCCGCGACCAACGACGCGGGAGCCGGCCTGCTGCTCGCGCTCGCGCAGGCGCTGCTGCCCGCCGGGAGCGTCCCGGCGGACGTCGCCGGCCGGTTGGGCGCCGGCGGCGGGGGGCTCGGGGACGTCGGTGCGGACGACCTGCGCTGGCTGCCGGACCTGCGTGCGGCGCTGCGGGGCGTCGACCTGCTCGCGGCCGCGGACGTCGACGTGCCGCTGCTGGGCCTGAGCGGTGCGTCGGCCGGGTTCTCGCCGCAGAAGGGGGCGACGCCGCAGCAAGCGCAGGACCTCGAGCGTGCGCTCGGTGCGTTCGCGCACGCGGCGACCACGGCGCTGGGCCCGGTGCGCACGGGCCCGGGCGCCGATCTGCTCGCCGCCCCCGACGCCCGCGCGGGGCGGCTGTCGGCACTCCCCGGTGCGGGCGCCGCCGGCGGGCTCGGGTTCGCGCTCGCGCTGCTCGGCGCCCGCCTGCTGCCCGGGGCGTCGCTCGTCGCCGACGTCGTCGACCTGCCCGCGCGGATCGCCGCGGCCGACCTGGTGGTGACGGGGGAGGGCCGCACCGACTGGCAGTCGCTGCACGGCAAGGTCGTCGCCGAGGTCGCGGCGCGCGCGCTCCCGTACGCCGTGCCCACCGTGGTCGTGTCGGGCGAGGTGCTGGTGGGGCGGCGCGAGCTGTCCGCGGCGGGCATCGCCGCCGCGTACGCGGTCGCCGCGGACCCCGACGCGGTGCGGGCCGCGCTCGCCGACCCGGCGGGGACGCTGCGTGCCCGCACGGCACGGGTCGCGCGCACCTGGTCGCCCGCGCACGCGACCTGA
- a CDS encoding superoxide dismutase: protein MADYTLPDLPYDYAALEPHISGRIMELHHDKHHAAYVAGANTALEKLAAARAADDFAAVNLHEKNLAFHLGGHINHSVFWENLSPEGGDRPTGELAAAIDEFFGSFEAFQKHFAANALAIQGSGWSILGWDSVGQKLAIFQLYDQQSNYPLGLVPIVVLDMWEHAFYLDYVNVKADYVKAWWNIVSWTDAAARFTRARTQTAGLIVASA from the coding sequence ATGGCTGACTACACGCTCCCGGACCTGCCGTACGACTACGCGGCACTCGAGCCGCACATCTCCGGCAGGATCATGGAGCTGCACCACGACAAGCACCACGCCGCGTACGTGGCAGGCGCGAACACCGCGCTCGAGAAGCTCGCCGCAGCGCGCGCGGCCGACGACTTCGCCGCGGTGAACCTGCACGAGAAGAACCTCGCGTTCCACCTCGGCGGGCACATCAACCACTCCGTCTTCTGGGAGAACCTCTCCCCCGAGGGCGGCGACCGGCCGACGGGTGAGCTGGCCGCGGCGATCGACGAGTTCTTCGGGTCGTTCGAGGCCTTCCAGAAGCACTTCGCGGCCAACGCGCTCGCGATCCAGGGATCCGGCTGGTCGATCCTCGGCTGGGACTCCGTGGGCCAGAAGCTCGCGATCTTCCAGCTCTACGACCAGCAGAGCAACTACCCGCTGGGCCTCGTGCCGATCGTCGTGCTCGACATGTGGGAGCACGCGTTCTACCTCGACTACGTCAACGTCAAGGCGGACTACGTCAAGGCGTGGTGGAACATCGTCAGCTGGACCGACGCGGCAGCACGCTTCACGCGCGCCCGCACGCAGACGGCGGGACTCATCGTGGCGTCTGCCTGA
- a CDS encoding cytochrome b translates to MSTTQAPTGRAAAATADYLDQRTGIAGAVKEFARKIFPDHWSFLLGEIALYSFVTLLISGVFLTMFFVPSMTEVHYEGPWPTMNGVEMSEAYASTLRLSFEVTGGLLMRQIHHWAALIFMAAIVTHMMRVFFTGAFRKPRELNWLVGFVLMILGLAAGFTGYSLPDDVLSGNGLRITDGVVRSIPILGSYLSYFIFGGEFPGHDVIPRLFTLHILVVPGLILALIALHLFFVVLHKHTQYPGSGRTNANVVGYPLYPIYVAKAGGYFFVVFGVIALMAATMSINPVWNYGPFDPSPVSAGAQPDWYMLFLEGSLRLMPGQTEYVLFGPDGWTLSLNVLIPAVVIPGVLFSLLALYPFVEAFATGDKREHHVLDRPRNRPFRTAFGVSVLMAFLILVLAGSNDLIATHFDMSINDITWAFRALFFLAPWAAFVVTKRICLGLQRKDREIVLHGHETGQIVRFASGEYIEVHKPIDAHERWLRVQHDVIRPIAIEPAEDSRGVRRKGYGLDRMRQRLSQAFYEDRVEPVTPIELLAAHSHGQHDALGSDQEKAPAQLLAESAPTGGGTRLRPSDETDPDARNR, encoded by the coding sequence ATGAGCACCACCCAAGCACCGACAGGTCGCGCGGCAGCGGCCACCGCCGACTACCTCGACCAGCGCACCGGCATCGCGGGCGCGGTCAAGGAGTTCGCACGCAAGATCTTCCCGGACCACTGGTCGTTCCTGCTGGGCGAGATCGCCCTCTACAGCTTCGTGACGCTGCTCATCTCGGGCGTGTTCCTCACCATGTTCTTCGTCCCGAGCATGACCGAGGTGCACTACGAGGGCCCGTGGCCGACGATGAACGGCGTCGAGATGTCCGAGGCGTACGCCTCGACGCTGCGCCTGTCGTTCGAGGTGACCGGCGGCCTGCTGATGCGGCAGATCCACCACTGGGCCGCCCTGATCTTCATGGCCGCGATCGTCACCCACATGATGCGCGTGTTCTTCACGGGCGCGTTCCGCAAGCCGCGTGAGCTCAACTGGCTCGTCGGCTTCGTGCTCATGATCCTCGGCCTGGCCGCCGGCTTCACGGGCTACTCGCTGCCCGACGACGTCCTGTCCGGCAACGGGCTGCGCATCACCGACGGCGTGGTCCGCTCCATCCCGATCCTGGGCAGCTACCTGTCGTACTTCATCTTCGGCGGCGAGTTCCCCGGCCACGACGTCATCCCCCGCCTGTTCACGCTGCACATCCTGGTCGTGCCGGGCCTCATCCTCGCGCTGATCGCCCTGCACCTGTTCTTCGTCGTGCTGCACAAGCACACGCAGTACCCGGGCTCGGGCCGCACCAACGCGAACGTCGTGGGGTACCCGCTGTACCCGATCTACGTCGCCAAGGCGGGCGGCTACTTCTTCGTCGTGTTCGGGGTCATCGCGCTCATGGCCGCCACGATGTCGATCAACCCGGTCTGGAACTACGGCCCGTTCGACCCCTCCCCTGTGTCCGCCGGCGCCCAACCGGACTGGTACATGCTGTTCCTCGAGGGGTCGCTGCGCCTCATGCCCGGGCAGACGGAGTACGTGCTGTTCGGGCCCGACGGCTGGACGCTGTCCCTCAACGTCCTGATCCCCGCGGTCGTGATCCCCGGCGTGCTCTTCTCGCTGCTGGCGCTCTACCCGTTCGTCGAGGCGTTCGCGACGGGCGACAAGCGCGAGCACCACGTGCTGGACCGCCCCCGCAACCGCCCGTTCCGCACCGCGTTCGGTGTGTCGGTGCTCATGGCGTTCCTCATCCTCGTGCTCGCCGGGTCCAACGACCTCATCGCGACGCACTTCGACATGTCGATCAACGACATCACGTGGGCCTTCCGCGCCCTGTTCTTCCTCGCCCCGTGGGCGGCGTTCGTCGTGACCAAGCGCATCTGCCTCGGGCTGCAGCGCAAGGACCGCGAGATCGTGCTGCACGGCCACGAGACCGGCCAGATCGTCCGGTTCGCATCCGGGGAGTACATCGAGGTCCACAAGCCGATCGACGCGCACGAGCGCTGGCTGCGCGTGCAGCACGACGTGATCCGACCGATCGCGATCGAGCCCGCAGAGGACTCGCGCGGCGTGCGTCGCAAGGGCTACGGGCTCGACCGCATGCGGCAGCGGCTCTCGCAGGCCTTCTACGAGGACCGCGTCGAGCCGGTCACGCCGATCGAGCTGCTGGCCGCGCACTCGCACGGCCAGCACGACGCCCTGGGGTCCGACCAGGAGAAGGCGCCCGCGCAGCTGCTCGCGGAGAGCGCGCCGACGGGCGGCGGTACACGCCTGCGTCCGTCGGACGAGACGGATCCCGACGCGCGGAACAGGTGA
- the coxB gene encoding cytochrome c oxidase subunit II, whose product MHPVPPRRSRRAIVAVLATALVMALSGCSETVQRGWLPGFSDQEVTDQTGRVVSLWVGSWIAALVVGVITWGLILWCVAVYRKRKDDNTLPVQIRYHVPLEIMYILLPVVMVGVLFYHTNDDTLAMTDTSAEPDVNIQVIGKQWSWDFNYLDEDVYETGQHAQDIGSDAAALGEQVTLYLPVDQRVEFTIDSRDVIHSFWIPDFLFKMDMVPGHTNTFQVTPTREGTYLGKCAELCGEEHSSMLFNVAVVSQDEYDAHMAELRERGQTGSLGLEYSRQQDLNDVAEDED is encoded by the coding sequence GTGCACCCGGTACCCCCCCGCCGCAGCCGGCGCGCGATCGTCGCCGTTCTGGCCACGGCGCTCGTCATGGCGCTCAGCGGCTGCTCCGAGACCGTCCAGCGTGGCTGGCTCCCGGGTTTCAGCGACCAGGAGGTCACCGACCAGACGGGTCGCGTGGTCTCGCTGTGGGTCGGCTCGTGGATCGCCGCGCTGGTGGTCGGCGTCATCACGTGGGGGCTGATCCTGTGGTGCGTCGCGGTCTACCGCAAGCGCAAGGACGACAACACGCTCCCGGTGCAGATCCGGTACCACGTCCCGCTCGAGATCATGTACATCCTGCTGCCGGTCGTCATGGTCGGGGTGCTCTTCTACCACACCAACGACGACACCCTGGCGATGACGGACACCTCCGCGGAGCCCGACGTCAACATCCAGGTCATCGGCAAGCAGTGGAGCTGGGACTTCAACTACCTCGACGAGGACGTGTACGAGACCGGTCAGCACGCGCAGGACATCGGCAGCGACGCCGCCGCCCTGGGTGAGCAGGTGACGCTCTACCTCCCGGTCGACCAGCGCGTCGAGTTCACGATCGACTCGCGCGACGTGATCCACTCCTTCTGGATCCCCGACTTCCTGTTCAAGATGGACATGGTCCCGGGGCACACCAACACCTTCCAGGTGACGCCGACGCGCGAGGGCACGTACCTCGGCAAGTGCGCCGAGCTCTGCGGGGAGGAGCACTCCTCGATGCTGTTCAACGTCGCGGTCGTCTCCCAGGACGAGTACGACGCCCACATGGCAGAGCTGCGCGAGCGCGGCCAGACGGGCTCGCTCGGCCTCGAGTACAGCCGGCAGCAGGACCTGAACGACGTGGCGGAGGACGAGGACTGA
- a CDS encoding cytochrome c oxidase subunit 4, protein MKFEAKLFLYGILFFVPVGLIYALWSDGEPVGAVGIPLVGGLVGMIGGYFALLARRIDPRPEDDELGEIEQGAGNQGTFSPWSWWPLVVSLGASLAFLSLAVDWWLMIPAVALGVIGLVGWLFEFSRGQHAH, encoded by the coding sequence GTGAAGTTCGAGGCGAAGCTCTTCCTCTACGGCATCCTCTTCTTCGTCCCCGTCGGGCTCATCTACGCCCTCTGGAGCGACGGTGAGCCGGTCGGCGCCGTGGGCATCCCGCTCGTCGGTGGCCTCGTCGGCATGATCGGCGGGTACTTCGCGCTCCTGGCGCGTCGGATCGACCCCCGCCCCGAGGACGACGAGCTCGGCGAGATCGAGCAGGGTGCCGGCAACCAGGGCACGTTCAGCCCGTGGAGCTGGTGGCCGCTGGTCGTGTCGCTCGGCGCCTCCCTCGCGTTCCTCTCCCTGGCCGTCGACTGGTGGCTGATGATCCCGGCCGTCGCGCTGGGCGTCATCGGGCTCGTCGGTTGGCTGTTCGAGTTCTCCCGCGGGCAGCACGCGCACTGA